DNA from Ictalurus punctatus breed USDA103 chromosome 20, Coco_2.0, whole genome shotgun sequence:
AAATGGGTGGTGGAGTATTATCACAAATTGGTGTCTAATTAATTGGCCTTCACCAGCCAACTGACTAGTGTAGACTAGGTCAGACATAGTGCAGCTCTCTTTGGGACCCATTTGCTTCACTCCCTAACTTTTCTCTTCCTTTTGTGTTGCAAACTGATACATCAGACAGAGGGCTGGGGAAGTTCTGTCCCACATGGTTGAGAGAGAGGACTTCTCAGTGCTGTGCATCAGCCGGAAGCTCTGAGTACTCAGTCAGATCACTTGTAGGTATGTGGCATTACAGCCATTTAAGTTCAATGTGGTCTACAGGCCAGGGACACAGATGGCAGAGGCTAATGTTTTCTCCCTTCGGGAGAGGAAGCAGTCATAGTCTGGATGGTTCCTGGAACTGCATCAGGCATTGGGTTACTGTAGCAGGTGGGGGCATGGTTTAACACAAGTGGGAGTATAGGGAAAAGGCAATTAAAATGGCACACCTGTTGCTTATTTTTGTTGGCTTATTTTAGCaagatgttctctctctctctctctctctctctctctctctctcacagtgagctgggctggtgtgtgtgtgtgtgtgtgtgtgtgtgtcagagtgtgaGCTGAATGGAGTCAGAGCCACTAATAAGTAGCCAAGACTATTTGGCTATAACAATCAAGACTATTTGATCTTCAGGCAAAACTATATACTGTCTTTGTGGACAGTAATGGTGAGGCGGAGCTGGCTGTAGATTAAGGAGGACCAAAGAGAGAGTATTTCTGGTTACTCATGAAGGCACAACAACAATATAATTGCTTGCCTTTATCTTACTGGAATGACAGCTGTTTACAGTTGTCTGTCTGCATCATTCATGGTGGTGTTGGGTCACAGTTCTTTTCCAACAACCTCTTTTTGCAGTTCAGTGTTATACACCTAGGTAAGGCTGAGGACAGCCTCAATGTAATGGGAACCCTCATTGTGTTTCTTCTGTAGAGGAGAGGAATGGTCCAGTCCACTATAGAATATTACTGCAGTGGGCGTACCCATGAGGCACTGAAACAGTGAGTGGATGTACTTATAACTTACTGTACTTCAAGGATCTAAAAATGTTGACATTCTCATATAGATAGATACTTTGCATAAAGTTTCATGATGTTTTCATAAGGGGTTTCATGCAACACCACTGGGCTGCTCCATGAACTGACGAGCCAGCCATATAATTTTCAAAGTTATTTTCTTTAATGCTGAGAAGACACTTGAAGCAAAATACCTGCTTTTTTTGATGTTTGCTTCTTATAATTGGACAACCATCAATGGCACCATAAAAACCTAACCATCGCATTCTGAAGCGATTAGCTGATTGATGGGTATGAACCTATGTATGCAACATATTAAGAAATTGAGTAAAATAGAATTGATGTATTGTACTGATGTACTGATGTATGTGCAGTTTTGAGAAACAATACGAGttgacatttaatatttttacagttttaataaaatattttacatcaGGACATTGAATTTCAGTAGGTTGGTAGATATTACATTCTTTAATCAGGTAACAAATACATTTGGTGGCAAATTGAAGTCATTGATGGCAAAGGACCACAAGCCATGGTTAACATCTATCTGTGCAATAAAGAGTAAGAGGATCACTGGGAGAGTCAGGAATTTCAGCTGGAATTTCAACTGGGCTTACAATTCCTTCATGAAGCAGacatacaatataaatatttcCATAGGCCAACACATGCCAAATAATCCTTAGAGTGACACTTCATACAACCCAGGAAAGCTTAAAAGTTTATATGACTGCTGGCATACTGTGGGCTCCAACATTCAATGTAGCCTAAAAAAAGTCTATCATAAGTGCTGTTCTTTGCATGCTCTTGTGTGGCAATAGTCATTTCTTTGTTTGTCATGAGGCATAAAAAATTTCAATTTCTAGGAGACTGGTTATTTCTCTGCAGCATGGCATATAGTATGTATCCTTTAAGTCAGTAACTCCTGCAAGTAAGTCAGTAAATATCCTGAAGTATTTAGATGCTTTCAGGCTTTGGTGTGATCTGGGGGGGTCTCAGCACTACACCACAATCAAGGTCAACCTGGTCATCCTCCAACTGCACAAGCTTAATGCCAAGTCATCCCAGCATGGTTTCCAATTGTTCTTCATTGTAGAGTTCTTCACCAAACGTGTTTTTTATGGATGTCATGTCATTTATAAATGGTGTGTATGCTCAAAAATGGGTCTGGAATTTCTTGCCAACAGTGGTGATTGACTATGAGCCAATTTGGATTTCCAAGAGATATTCTCATGTGCTGAATTGGAGACAGGTTTAAACTAGGCAGTATCTATCAACTTACAGGTCTTAACAACACTTGGAGTCTTGGCAAATTGTTGCGAGTTGGTACATTAGATTTCTTTGCATGGTAGGTGAACAGGCCAAAATCTTCCCAAATGTAATAAGAGCAAATGACTGCATTCATGTTGCTATAAGGGAAGCTAGTCAGAATAAATCTGCTTTTGGCAATTGAAAGCAATTTAATTCTATAATTGAACAAGTCATTTTCATTCCCTAAGCAGTGACCTGGCCACTAGGAGGCCCTTGACAGCCATAGATGCAAACTAATGTAGCCTGACTGATGTAGCCTAAGTCTCACACATAACACCTACACCAGCATCTCCCCACAATCTTGCAATGCAATGTGATCTGATGCTGATTATCATGGCTGTCTTCACAGTAGAACTGGGTGCCTTGCTTCTCCATTGCACTTTTAGACTTCTCTTTTAGTGACTTACAGTAAACACTGGAGGGCAGCTTTGAGCTGGTGGTTATATTGTGAGATGCCTTAATTTCTCAAATGCTGATCAAATCTGGTGCCACATCACATTTAACAACAGACATTCTGATGGTTTAATAGTATTTTAGTGCTGAAAAAATAGTTCCCCCTGCAAACATGTCTGCAAATAACTCCCAAGTACCaggatttgttttaaataataacatatcataaatataatcacaagacaaaaatatcacaaacaACATGTATATTAATTACTGCTGGCCTGAACTGTAAGCTATAAATTAATGCCACTATTATATTGAAGGAATAGTTTGGACAAAAATTAAATGTACCCAATTTTGGGCATACAGCTCAGGAACTAAAGTACAGAAGCAACATTCACATAACAAATGTGTTATGAATGATCAGATGCATTTggggttacacacacacacacacacacacacacacacacacacacacacacacacacatatatatatatatatatatatatatatatatatatatatatatatatatatatatatatatatatatataaaatgtgtatgtatatatatactgcccactttattaggaacaatcAGGCAGTTACAggtaaagcgcttcagttaatgtacatattaaagagaagaaaaatgtgatctcattgACTTTGACCACGTCATGGTTCTTGGTACCAGGTTGGCTGATTTGGGTATTTCAGAACATTTTCACTCATAAGAGTCTCTAAAGTTGACACAGAAAGGTGTGAACAAGgtgtcaacaaaaaaaagttctgtgggtgaaaatgccttgttgatgagagagctcACAGAAGAATGTTCacactggtttgagctgacggctgtggtaactcaaataaccactctttacaaccgtggctttatttaattttccagttaataatagcaatattttaacatagattttttttgccttatGGGGTATAAGATTGAAGTTTTAGAcactttatgttggtttatATTCTAATTTATTATCCAtctgtatataaatgtacacCACTGTAAGATTTGAAAGCATTTGTTATCAGTGCTGTCTTTGTTTAATGGGTAAGACTTCCTTATGGTGTAATCATTAGCATCCTTTTCAGCTGTCTCCACTTGTCCTGCAGTGCTTCTTTAAATCTGTCTGTCATGAGGAAGTAAAAAATGGGGTTGATGACACTGTGAGCAAATGCAATTGGCCGTGTCACTGTGTAAACCGCTTTGATGTAATCCATGATACACTGTGACAAATTTAACTCAGGAAGCTGTGATGCAATACGCACAATCCTCATTATATGGATGGGTATGTAGAGCACCAGAAACATGATTGCCGCAGTCCTCACGATTCTTACTGGCCTTTGGAAGGATGTCCCAAGCACCTCCTCTCTTTTCATGAGTACAGAAACCGTCCTTTGCGATGATAGAAACAAAGCCACCAGGGGCATCGCATATCCAGTTATGGTGAGCACTATGCTGTAAATCAGAGTAACTTTGGGCTCTCCCAGGCTTGCAAAATCACGACACACTGTCCAGTCATTTTCCCTCAAGTCCTGGATAATCAAGATGATGAGCGGTGCAATTTGAACATTCACCCAGATCCAGTTCAGTATGGTAATGCACCATGCGGCCTTGAGAGTCAACAAGATGTGTTCTCGCTGTAGGTGATGCAGCAGCAAGAGCCGGTCCACACTTACCCACATCATGAAAAGAATGCTGGAGTACATGTTCACATGGAGGATGTAGCGATTAACCACACATAGTGCAAAACTGAATTTCTTCAAGTTGTGAGCATAGTTATAGGATAGCTCAGGTAAAGTGCACAAGAAGATGAGGTCAGACACAGACAGGTTAAACAGGTACACATTTGTGGACTTCCAAGCAGGGAGGCAAAATATATAGCCTAGGACCACCACTAGGTTTCCGATTAAGCCAATGGCAAATTCCAGAGCATACAATGGTGAGAGGTAATATCTCTCTAAAAGTGGAGTGATGTCACTGGAACAGTTGTCCTgcagccataaaaaaaaaatagtgtatatataattactgtaCATAAAGGGCTCTATTTTCATGTTATTGCAGGCGAGAGGTAATATTTCTCTAATAGTGGAGTGATAACACTGGAACAGTTGGATTCCTGCCATAAAGATTATTGTACATATAATTACTGTACATAAAGGGCTCTATTTTCATGCCAATGCAAGTGTAATTTGTAGTTAACGCTGGCCTTGAGCTCTTATCCTATTTTCATGATTATAAATGTTTGTGCTCTGCTAATGTATGCATGGAATGGGGAAAACGGGGTTGTGACATTCAGAATCCAGCTGTGCAATGTGCTTATCAAATCCATTTTGGTCCAAAAATGGACATGCATTACCCCAAGATCCAACTTAGTGCAGACTCAGGGATAAGATGGTATTTTTCAGTGTTCATCATTTATATAAATGTCTTTCAACATAAATTAAAGGCTATTTAATCCAATACTAATTAAATACAACACACTTAATTATTATAACTGtataaaaaataagaagaagaagaagaacaacaacaacaacaacaacaaatagtTTAGTTGTGGCTACTAAACTGCGATTCATGTAGAAGGTTTTTATGATTTTGGAtactagtttttattttaaccaaCATTTAAAATCCACATCAGCTGAGATGTGCAAACCCATCCATCCTACAGTGTTTTcacgcacacatacagtaaGTGCAGCATAAACTTTACCGTCAGTCATGCCACATCTCATAACGTCAAGCATGATGAtgctttatattttaatttagtcTGAACTGAAGATGATGAATATTTAGAGTTGGTGTAGAGATTATTAgatactattatatatatatatatatatatatatatatatatatatatatatatatatatatatatatatatatatatatatatataggtgggGCTCACCGCTAAAATAGTAGTGTCATAGCCAGggctatatttttatttaagttaCTGTATACACTTCACATGTATTTGGAATACTATTACTGTGAATTAAATGATGCTATTTTTAAATAGAATTGGAGTGGTGATGAAGAAATGGCACAATGTTCCTGGTATGCGCCTCTCTGCTGACCGTTGACCTCAACGCATACCATTTATTTCTTCCCCATTTTAAATTAGAAGGTCTAAATATCCTGAATACTTAGATGTgatattttagttttattatttagaattaATGTGCCAATGCTCTGTGTTGTTTATTTcagtttcctttttttcagattcatgtgttgttaaaaaaaaaaaaaaaaaaaaaaaaaaccactataATCCATCTTATGCCTAATTACTTGAAAGACTGAATAAACAGATTTTGTGTGGTAGATAAGACCCCTTAATTTTCCAGTGACAGCTTAAAGAACCCCTGAAGGACCCTGCAAAGCGTAAGTATGAACAGTACATTTATAACCATTAGGTGGataaatgcaataataataataataataataataataataataataataataataacaataaagcaTTAAGTGTATAAATGTAACATTGGTTTATAATACATTTCTTGCTTAGGTTTTTAAGAATAAACTAAACTTTAATGTATTTCGGTAATTAGTAAGGTGCTTGTGCTTAACATAGTCAGCACGTTTCTTCCTAAATATtagattatatataatatgtaataccCATGATATTCAATGGTCCTCATTAATACATATTTGTACACATTATCTAGTACGTATAATCTTTCTCAAATGATGTATATTTGAAGCATTCTTACCATTGTGCTGTTTGGTCTAATGGCTCTCGGAGTGAGTCAGATTTTTATGgttcctcactccagaattcactGAACCACCCATTTGTAGCGCATCATCATTAATTGTACCCTGTGCTTATTTGGTATTTTACTAACCACAGATCTGATGTAATATCACACTCATGCAAACTAATTCAGTGATCACATAGTTGCCTCTTCTTTCTTCCTCTATCTCTATCCGCCATTGTTTCCTGTTTATTTACTTACCGTATTGTCATTTCTGTGACCTTTGTAGAGGTGCAGATGGAGGGGTGATAAGTTTTGTTGACTCAACATTGTTGACTCAGTTTTATGGAGCTTTTGTGAGTGTCTTGTACATCGAGGTTTGATTCCAGATATACCATTGTAGCTaacattgtttgttttgttttttttcttcattttactaAAAGTTGAACAATACTAAAAccagcattttaaaaatataaaattatgttTTGAGTGCTTCCTCGGTTGATTAAAGGAACATGAAAAATCGAATCACAGAGGCGGCATTGCCAGATAGATAATTTATATGATAATTTATATGTCATTTTAGATCTCTAGAGGGTGCCTACCATCCTCATATGCAACCTTTTTGGCATAAAATATGTTTAAGAGTACTAGTAATGTAGTAGTACCTGTAATGTACCTGTAATGTGTGGGGCAGATGTGATGAATTACTTTTTGTTGACTACTTGAAAGCCTTTGAATATTGTGATTTATTTGTTGCACATTGCTGTCACATTATTGTAAACTGAGTCAATCGCCCACAAGATCAATGGTGTATACTGTACAGTCTCAAAGATAATTGTGTTCGAACATTAAAACTCTCCTTCTTATAATCTGAAGAACAGATAATGCCTCCACTTTCTCCTCAGCTGAAGAGCATAGAACTGTGGAAAAGGGGTGTCTTGGGGTGTGTTGCATATTGTTAACTGTTTTGACAAGTAAACTGTAAGAAATGTCTGTATATTAACAGTTGAAAGATTGTATATTTTATCAGAATTTGTGCATAGCACATGATTCACAGGTGTTTTTCCTGGTTATTTACATTTTCGCATTGAATTATGAGACATTGAGCTCTGCTCCGACAACTTTTGGTGGCAGCACAAAATTTAATCCTACTGTTTCAGCAGTAAGTAATTTTATGGAAAATTTAACACTGCAATTTAACAACTGAAATTGTTATAACTGAAATTTAATTTAACTGTTTTATTGCCATTATTAGCAGTTTGATATGACATATTGTCTGGGCTGGTCATGTAAAATACGATTGTGACTTTTCGTTGGATATCGCTGCTGTAGTGAGCTGGTGTTCACAATACGATTATCCTTAATAACCAGCACTGGGTTTGGGAGATTAAAGGACTTAGGATGTTTTCATAAGTTTACAAACTGAGCAGCTTTCTATGAGAGAatttttgtaacattttgtaatgttactTGGGTGAGTATCTGTAATTTATTGCAACCACAGCACTGGTTCACACCAGTAGACCAGCACAATAATTCACACCAGTAGAcctgcatttttataaatgatACAACTTTGTTTATTACAATTACCTATCTTCACCTATGTTGAATGGTCTCAGCatgcatgcacacgcacacaggaAGGTATCTCAGTGACTTTCACCACCTCTGGCAGTTATCAGTTATTTTAAAGAACCACAGTTGAGCACATAAATAACTAATGGTCTCATGTCAGAGCCAGTGTGTGACACTCAGCATGTCAGAGTAACCACCTCACTGTGGCCAGGGTAGCATGGGAACTGATGGGAGAATCgctacttcctgtttttcaCAGCATCAGTTAACCAACATTGCACCATGCACAGAGCCATGCAAGAATGTGTAATACTCAACACTCAACAAGCACACTgtcatatttttacatttggcTACATATGGCATATAATAGTCTTTTTTACACAAAACAGTGTGATAGCAAAAGAAACTTCTAGAACATTTATTTCTTAACCTGATATAAGAATAGTATgcataagtaaaaaaaataaacgtacACTCGCAATATAATTAGCAAGATTTATCCTTCAGCAGTTTTTTGAATGCAGAACAATAACCTTAGCTAACATAAGTAAATGTAACACAACACTCTAGATGAATCTGCTGAATTTgctacatataatatataaaatgtatctgggcgcacggtggcttagtggttagcacgttcgcctcacaccttgggggttcgattcctgccctggccctgtgtgtgcggagcttgcatgttctccccgtgctgtggggtttCCGCCGAGTATGCCGGTTGGactcccagtccaaaggcatgcatggtgggcatgtctaaagtgtctgtagcatatgaatgggtgtgtgaatgtgtgtgtgattagcaccctgtccagggtgtaccctgccttctgccccatgctccctgggataggctccaggttttccgcgaccctgtaggataagtggtatagaaaatggacggatataaatgtaactatatgtATTGTGGATTAGATTGGTACAGTGCTGGCATATTCAGTTTTCTCGTTGATCTGTACCTGTGCTGCTCTGGCTGTGTTCATGTGCAGAGTAAGTAACATCAGGAAAGGTCAGTGGAAAGACAGAACATGAAAATTAttcatataacacacacaaactaattCTGTGGCTTTTACTGTTGACTCCAAGAGGCAAGTAAAATCCTTTAAAGACAACACAATCTCCAAATCTTACTTATTTCTTTACACCATGTGTTGTTCTGATAGAAAACTGCAGAAGATCCTTTCCTATACCAATACAACTAAAGCTATAAAGGTAGAAACAAATCTGCTATAACTGTTATTGTAGAAGCCATGCAGAATTGAATGGAGATCAAATTAAGAATACATTAAGACTCTGATAGAACGTTGAAATTTGATAGTtccttttcaatcatttatctTCTGGCTCAAAGATTTACAGATGCCACatgataataaaaatgcagctgaGTTCAGGTCTGCAGAACACTAACCTGATCCTTTTGCTTTCTCTTACAGTCTGGACGTCCTTCAGTAATCACATTCTCTCCACATATTCCTCCTAAAGAGAAAAGACCTCAGAAATCACATCTCTAGTGgtaaatacagaatttaatttTCCTTATCCAGAGACACTTACGGAGTTGCTGCTGGTTCTACAGGTTTTCAGTTAATCAATCTAAACATTTGTtttgcgagagtgtgtgtgtgtccgtgtgtgtgtgtgggtgggtgggtgcaTGCGTGATGTACCTTTATGTCTCCAACAAATAAATGCCACTACATTGGGTATCACCAGCAGTAAAACCGCCAGGATGCCAAAACctgtgtaataaaacacatcataatgttaataaatgtaatataatcttgacagcatatgccccctaacctccagacctgctcgcacatcaccctctagtccttggctctcagaagctctgcgtagCAACTaggccaaactaagagcatctgaaaggaaatggcgcaaatcaaacaacccaactgacctaaccaattaccagacacttctctcttctttttccaatagcatctccattgctaaagccacattctaccaagagaagattcttagttctcccaacacccacattcttttcaaaaccttttcctctctactctgtccccctcctcccccttcccctacttctctcactgcagatgactttgcgactttctttaccaacaaggttacatcaatcagaaaCGTGTTCTCagccccagacatgcatagactgaCTCCTCCTCCGTGTAACTCCCAGCTGACttccttctttcccctctcagagactgatgtctctaaactcctcctctctagccatcccacaacccgtcctcttgaccctatcccttctcaccttcttcagtccatctctcccacactattacctgcactcacacacatctttaacacatcgctctctactggcacataccctacctcatttaagcaagcccggcttaccccactgcttaaaaactatcactcaaccctgctatagttgacaactacagacctgtttccctactcccttttctttcgaaaactcttgaaagagccgtttttaatcaactctcaaattttctcacacagaacaacctcctggacaccaagcagtctggcttcaagagcaaccactccacggagactgctctgctttccgtcactgaagccttacgactagcaagagcaacctctagatcatctgtcctcatcctacttgacctctctgctgctttcgacactgtgaaccatcagatcctcctgtcaactctctccagcctgggtatcactggaacggttctgcgctgggtggaatcctatctctctgacagatccttcaaggtatcatggaggggaggtatttctgaaactcagcaactcacaactggctttccacaggggtcagttctgggtccactcttcttttctatctacactacatctctagggcaggtgattgagtctcatggcttctcatatcattgctatgctgatgacacccagctccatttgtccttccagcctgacgatccatccgtctctgcacgcatctctgcttgcctttcggacatctcggtctggatgaaggaacaccatcttaaacttaac
Protein-coding regions in this window:
- the LOC128628846 gene encoding succinate receptor 1-like codes for the protein MLSQQNLSPLHLHLYKGHRNDNTDNCSSDITPLLERYYLSPLYALEFAIGLIGNLVVVLGYIFCLPAWKSTNVYLFNLSVSDLIFLCTLPELSYNYAHNLKKFSFALCVVNRYILHVNMYSSILFMMWVSVDRLLLLHHLQREHILLTLKAAWCITILNWIWVNVQIAPLIILIIQDLRENDWTVCRDFASLGEPKVTLIYSIVLTITGYAMPLVALFLSSQRTVSVLMKREEVLGTSFQRPVRIVRTAAIMFLVLYIPIHIMRIVRIASQLPELNLSQCIMDYIKAVYTVTRPIAFAHSVINPIFYFLMTDRFKEALQDKWRQLKRMLMITP